TTTGTTAGAACAATTCTACATTTTCACCATACTATAATAGATTTTCATCGTTTAAATATTTTGAAAACGGGAAGACGATCATGTTACGATCACCTTCCCGTTTGGATTGTCTATATTTTCTTTCCGATATAGAACGTGTAACCATAAAACTCCTTATACTTATGATATAACTGCATCTCATGGCATTGATTAGCGACCAGCTCTTCGGCTGTTTTGTTGCCGGCATGCTTTTCGAGGAATTTTTCCTGTGCTGTGATCTGTGGTTGGTAGAAGTGTTCAATCCAGCAGTTTTCCGGCAGGATAAAGCAGGCTACGGGAACGTATCCGGCTTTTTGCAGCTGGGCCAGTTTATTTGGAATGGTATTTATTTCAGGATAGGCATCTGTCCAGAATTCATTGATTTCGGCAGGACGTTCATCTGTAAACCAGGATACTTCCGAAACAGCGATATAACCGCCTGGTTTCAGAAATTGTCGCCACAGGTTTATTCCGTGCTCAAAACCAATGTTATAGATAGCTCCTTCCGACCAGATCAGGTCTAATTCATCTTTTTTGAATGGAGGTTCATCCATCGAGCCGACTATCCCTTTCATTCTGTTTTGCAGATGGAGGCGTTCCGCATTACTGTTGAACAGGCGGATAAAATCGGGAAACAGGTCCACACCGGTGATCTGGCCCGGGGCATGTTGTGCCAGAGTCATTGTTTGTCCACCTGTACCGCATCCAAGGTCGGCAATAAGGGATTGGTCCGTAAGACCTTCAATGAAACTAAGCGCTTTGATGGTTGTCTCAGGACTTCCCGGTCCCTGGCGTTCTACACTTGAAAAATACTCGCAGATTAAATTAAAGTCGAATTCGTGAATTGACCGGTTAGGCGAGGACGAAGTATGTTCACTCGTTTGATTGGGCGTGAGGTTATTGGATTTATTATCGTTATTCATGATGTTTAAATTTTATAATGATAGGTAGCAACGGAATAAAATTACAGTTAATTGCCAATTGCTACAAATGTATTGATACTATATAAATATGGAAATAACTCCGGCAAGGATCTGCCTGAGCTTGCTAAGGGATAACCGTGACAGAATGTCTACGGTTATTTACTTCACGGACTCCTTCTTAAATTTAAACATCCAACGTTTTTAGTGGTACAAAGATAAGGATTATTTTAACTAACGGCATGATGTACCCGGAATTTATTCGGACTACAGGTCCTTTTTCCTGACAGGATGCCGGACAACGGTCTTTAATTTCTCAGGAGCAGATTTCCGCGGATCGGTGATATAAATTTCGTGGTGATATCGGTTGTCGGTAATATCGATCAGGTAACCGTTCTTTTCGGCATATTCTTCCATTGCCTGGATGGTGGCCGGCTCGTCATCGTAGGATCCTGTATGCATGCACTGTACACATAAACCTTCATGATAGGTGAAGAACTCCACTTTTGAGAAGTCTTTTTTCTTTTTCTTTTCCGCTTCGGCTTTTGCCCAAACGAGATCTTTTTCCTGAACGAAATCAGGAAGGCGTATAACGGAAATCCAATGGAAATCATTTTTCCGGTTGTAATCCATATATGTAAGGCCGTCTATCCACCAAAAACCTTCCAATGGCGGGACTACATATTCAAGAAAGTCATTGATCCGATACCCGCTTTTACCACTCATTTTGATGGTATAAGCAATTCCGTACAGAAGTCCTACAGCTTGCTGATATTCGCCGTCTTCCATATTGGGGTTTCCTTTTCCCCTGATAGCTATGAAATTCATTGCCGGAATTTCAATCATCTCAGATTTCTTTTTTGGAAGATAGAATTCCTTATATTCCTTTTTGTAATCGAAAGCCATAAATCGAGTTTTTATTATATAAGTAATCTAAAACAATTAATGTCATATTTTCAGAACGTAATCCATTTGACCAATGTGACATAAGGAAACAATAAATAGCACTGAGTGCTTAATAAGTGGATGTTCATAATTAGTTCACATTATCGCATTTTCTGTTTCCCCCGCTCATACAGAGGTGTTACACCAGGGAGGCCTGAGCTTCCGGAAGCGAGTACCAGCCCTGCAAAGTGAAGGGGCAATCCGGAAGCTGTCTGAGCCGTCAGGCGAACTAAGCGGAGCGATCTCACCGGAGGTAGTTCTTCCGGCGTCCCGTAGCGTGCAGTGACTGGTCGCTGAGGAAGCAAGCCTTGATTTTTACTCACCATAGATAATTTATATGGTGTTCGTGAGACCACTTCGCTCAGTTGCTTCTTTTTATCAAGAAAAAGAAGGTTAAAAATGATTCCATATATGTATGATATTATTTTGAACAATTACTTACAAAGATATATCATGTTGAATAAACAGGTTTTACCATTCTTGCTAAAATCTACCTGATGAAAATGATAATGGTCCATATGTCTTTTATGGTCTGAATTCTACAAAAAGTGATAAAGATACCCCCGGTAGTATATTCCCGGGTATGTATCCGGGATTAGTCTTTCAGGTTAAATCCCGGATTATTCCCTACCTTTACCCTATGAAAAAATTAGTAATTTTCGGATGCGGGCGTCTTGCCCGGATTGTGGTCAATGCCGTCCTGAACGATCTGTTACCCGAATATGATTTAGTCGGAGTATATTCCCGTACAGCGGCGAAAGCCGATGAATTTGCTGCGGTAATGACACAACACGGCAGACCTTGTAAAGCGTACTCAACACTGGAGGAACTGTTGGCATTAAGGCCTGATTACCTAGTGGAAGCGGCATCGCCGGCTGCGATGAAATCTCTTACGCTACCTGCGCTGATGAACGGTACGTCTATAGTCACCCTGTCTATCGGGGCGTTGGCGGATACTGTTTTTTATAAGGAGGCTATCGAAACAGCTAAGAAGAACGGAACCCGGATATATATTGCTTCGGGTGCTACGGGCGGGTTTGATGTGTTGCGCACGGCTACGCTGATGGGAAATGCAAAAGCTTGTTTCTTTAACGAGAAAGGCGTGAATGCATTGCGAAGGTCTTCGGTTTATGATCCTGTGATGGAGAAGGAAAAGCGGATTGTCTTTTCGGGTACTGCCCTGGAAGCTATCGGTGTTTTTCCTACGGGTCTGAATGTTTCTGTTGCGGCATCGCTGGCATCGGTGGGGCCGGAAGATATGCAGGTAACCATGCAGTCTACCCCGGGCTTTGTAGGTGATACGCAGCGGGTTGAAATAAAAAACGACCAGGTACATGCCATGGTCGATGTTTACAGTGCTACTTCCGATATTGCGGGATGGTCGGTCGTAAGTACGCTGATCAATATTGTGTCACCCGTTGTATTCTGAAAGGTTTTGGAGGACTTTTTCACTCAACCGGTCGAATGCCTGACGGGTGCGTCCGGTAGAAACCTGCATACAACGTACATGTGGATCGGAGAGGAGATGCTCACCGCCGAGTGCGCCGATGGTGTCGCAAAAACAGAGGTTATCACCTTTGAGCCATTGGAGGAAGGGAGCTTCGTCCCATGCAGGTGATAATCCTGTGTTGAAAAGTATCTTTTTGTTTCCGAGTTGACGGAATTCTTCTTCGTGTATCAGGATTGTATTTTTATTGAGGCAGCACACGACTACTTCACTTTGTTTAAGCACTTCACCTATGGGTAGGTAGCGATATCCTTTGGCGCGGGCTTCTTCTTTCTCGCTCCGGGAAAAGTAGGTAATATCGGCACCGAAGAAATGAAGGGCGTCGGCTATCATTCCGCCAGACTTTCCGAGTCCGATGATGCCGGCTTTAAGTCCGGTTATTTCGCGGGACATACCGTCCCAGGGCTCTTGTCCGAACCCGTGCAGGCACCGTATCAATTCACTGATAACATATTCAACCACTCCTTCATCGCCATAATCACGGATACCGGTGACGGTGATTCCGCGGCTATTGGCATACAAAATGTCTACATTGGCGCTTTCGGGTGAGTAAAGGGAACAACACATGCCGATGTATTGTACGTTAGGGCATTTTTCAAGCGCATACTTATTGATGCGGGACGTATAACTTAGCAATACAGCATCAGCGTCCCCGATGCGGGCGGCGACTTCGTCGTCGTTGGCAGGGATGTCGGGATACATAATTACTTCCCTGGCGAAGGTATGAAGGGTTGCTTCGGCTGAGGGAATAAGGCTGATGGGTTCGATGGCGACGAGTTTCCGGAACATGGGTTTTATGGTGTTGTTTTGTGTACAAAGTTAGGGTGTTTTCGGGGAAATAGAAATTTATATCTGTCCGGTGTTTTTAATTAGGGATATTTTCCGGGAGATCGAAAGGGGAGAAACAGGAAAGTCCTTCTTTATAACCGGGCTCATATGTATCTTTGTGGCATGAAGGAATATATAAACATAGGTAATGATCCAGATAAAACCATTCCTGCCATTCTTTGGGGAGATTCCGGTGACAGGATGATGATTGCTGTTCATGGGGATCTATCGAATAAGGAAGATACGATCATAGAACTACTGGCCAGGACCCTAATACCTAAAGGATATCGCGTTTTAAGTTTTGATCTGCCGGAACACGGCGAACGTAAGAACAGAGAATATGTATGTAACCCGCAAAACTGTATTTCCGATCTTCAGGCAGTTGATGCTTATGCAAGATCAATAAGTACCGACATCAGTCTGTTTGCTTGTAGCATAGGCGCTTATTTCAGTTTGTTGGCATTTCCAACACATGATATCCGGAAATTTTTTCTCCTTTCTCCGATCATCAATATGGAAAACGTCATACAAAATATGATGGCTGGATTCCAGGTCAGCGAACAGAGATTGAGGGATGAGAAAAAGATACTTTTGCCGATAGGAAAGACATTGGATTGGGATTATTATACTTATGTGAGACAGCATCCGGTAGATAGTAACCTGAATTCTGCTATTGCTGTATTGTATGG
This genomic window from Bacteroidales bacterium contains:
- a CDS encoding dihydrofolate reductase, which gives rise to MFRKLVAIEPISLIPSAEATLHTFAREVIMYPDIPANDDEVAARIGDADAVLLSYTSRINKYALEKCPNVQYIGMCCSLYSPESANVDILYANSRGITVTGIRDYGDEGVVEYVISELIRCLHGFGQEPWDGMSREITGLKAGIIGLGKSGGMIADALHFFGADITYFSRSEKEEARAKGYRYLPIGEVLKQSEVVVCCLNKNTILIHEEEFRQLGNKKILFNTGLSPAWDEAPFLQWLKGDNLCFCDTIGALGGEHLLSDPHVRCMQVSTGRTRQAFDRLSEKVLQNLSEYNG
- a CDS encoding methyltransferase domain-containing protein; amino-acid sequence: MNNDNKSNNLTPNQTSEHTSSSPNRSIHEFDFNLICEYFSSVERQGPGSPETTIKALSFIEGLTDQSLIADLGCGTGGQTMTLAQHAPGQITGVDLFPDFIRLFNSNAERLHLQNRMKGIVGSMDEPPFKKDELDLIWSEGAIYNIGFEHGINLWRQFLKPGGYIAVSEVSWFTDERPAEINEFWTDAYPEINTIPNKLAQLQKAGYVPVACFILPENCWIEHFYQPQITAQEKFLEKHAGNKTAEELVANQCHEMQLYHKYKEFYGYTFYIGKKI
- a CDS encoding DUF108 domain-containing protein; its protein translation is MKKLVIFGCGRLARIVVNAVLNDLLPEYDLVGVYSRTAAKADEFAAVMTQHGRPCKAYSTLEELLALRPDYLVEAASPAAMKSLTLPALMNGTSIVTLSIGALADTVFYKEAIETAKKNGTRIYIASGATGGFDVLRTATLMGNAKACFFNEKGVNALRRSSVYDPVMEKEKRIVFSGTALEAIGVFPTGLNVSVAASLASVGPEDMQVTMQSTPGFVGDTQRVEIKNDQVHAMVDVYSATSDIAGWSVVSTLINIVSPVVF
- a CDS encoding GyrI-like domain-containing protein; this translates as MAFDYKKEYKEFYLPKKKSEMIEIPAMNFIAIRGKGNPNMEDGEYQQAVGLLYGIAYTIKMSGKSGYRINDFLEYVVPPLEGFWWIDGLTYMDYNRKNDFHWISVIRLPDFVQEKDLVWAKAEAEKKKKKDFSKVEFFTYHEGLCVQCMHTGSYDDEPATIQAMEEYAEKNGYLIDITDNRYHHEIYITDPRKSAPEKLKTVVRHPVRKKDL
- a CDS encoding alpha/beta hydrolase encodes the protein MKEYINIGNDPDKTIPAILWGDSGDRMMIAVHGDLSNKEDTIIELLARTLIPKGYRVLSFDLPEHGERKNREYVCNPQNCISDLQAVDAYARSISTDISLFACSIGAYFSLLAFPTHDIRKFFLLSPIINMENVIQNMMAGFQVSEQRLRDEKKILLPIGKTLDWDYYTYVRQHPVDSNLNSAIAVLYGSKDTLTTQEEIMVFSEKNQAVLTIMEGGEHFFSSNKQLSFFEAWLNENL